In a single window of the Armatimonadota bacterium genome:
- a CDS encoding CBS domain-containing protein, with the protein MIGRLCARDVMTRQVITVRPETPVKEVAGLMLTHRVSGLPVVTLTGELVGIVTEADLLYKETPPESEGGRPRRGLLPLGRAAEAVRKAEGVRAQDVMTAPVVTVGEATPLREVAALMVRRRINRVPVIRDGRLVGIVSRADVLRALTRDDEELARAVREALLHDLWLDVHRITVAVRDGVVTLEGTVERRSERELAGRWVAALDGVVAVENRLTFEYDDRDVTLAAPWPPAR; encoded by the coding sequence ATGATCGGGCGACTGTGCGCGCGCGACGTCATGACACGCCAGGTGATCACCGTCCGCCCGGAGACGCCGGTCAAAGAGGTGGCCGGCCTGATGCTCACCCACCGGGTCAGCGGCCTGCCCGTGGTGACCTTGACCGGGGAACTGGTCGGCATCGTCACCGAGGCCGACCTCCTGTACAAGGAGACACCCCCCGAATCCGAGGGCGGCCGTCCCCGGCGCGGGTTGCTTCCCCTCGGGCGCGCGGCCGAGGCGGTGCGCAAGGCCGAAGGGGTGAGGGCACAGGACGTCATGACCGCTCCTGTCGTCACCGTCGGGGAAGCAACGCCGCTCCGCGAAGTGGCCGCCCTCATGGTGCGCCGCAGGATCAACCGGGTGCCGGTGATCCGCGACGGCCGGCTCGTCGGCATTGTCAGCCGCGCCGACGTCCTGCGCGCCCTCACCCGGGACGATGAGGAACTGGCCCGGGCGGTGCGCGAGGCGCTTCTGCACGACCTGTGGCTGGATGTCCACAGGATTACGGTCGCGGTGCGCGACGGGGTCGTCACGCTGGAGGGGACGGTGGAACGCCGGTCGGAGCGCGAACTCGCCGGCCGGTGGGTCGCCGCCCTCGACGGCGTCGTCGCCGTGGAGAACCGCCTGACCTTCGAATACGACGACCGCGACGTGACCCTGGCCGCGCCCTGGCCGCCAGCGAGGTGA